One genomic window of Bradyrhizobium sp. B124 includes the following:
- a CDS encoding glycosyltransferase family 4 protein, whose protein sequence is MTPTEDRAAGGRARPPMNVLFVHNNFPAQYRHIARALAEQPGNKVVAVGSSTASTTRDIRLLKYSTTKSDSAMVHPFARRFDVEARRAEEVLYALSSLSGQGFVPDLIFAHPGWGETLPLRTMFPKARIILYCEFYYGAEGRDVGFDPEFPMTGLDGNVALHLKNATTLLALTECDSGVSPTPWQRSTFPREFQSKIDVIHEGVDTDEVKPNPVARFQLPNGATLSADDEVITYVSRNLEPVRGFHVFMRSLPRILAARPNAQVVIVGGSGTSYGANPPKGSSWKSMFLDEIRSDIDLRRVHFLGRIPRDQYLALLQISSVHVYLTYPFVLSWSLLEAMSAGCAVVASDTAPLRDIISDGNGLLAPFFDIDALSDQVVSVLSRPKAFKKMRMKARSFVRDNYDAKRVCLPRMLTLVDEGVLARAHGG, encoded by the coding sequence ATGACCCCAACCGAAGACCGCGCGGCCGGGGGGCGCGCCCGCCCGCCAATGAACGTCCTCTTCGTCCACAACAACTTTCCAGCCCAGTACCGCCACATTGCGCGTGCGCTCGCGGAGCAGCCCGGAAACAAGGTCGTTGCGGTCGGTTCATCGACCGCGAGCACGACGCGGGATATCCGGCTGCTGAAATATTCGACGACCAAGTCGGACTCCGCGATGGTCCATCCCTTTGCCCGCCGCTTCGACGTCGAGGCGCGGCGTGCCGAAGAGGTCCTGTATGCGCTGTCGTCGCTGTCGGGGCAGGGCTTCGTGCCCGACCTGATCTTCGCGCATCCCGGTTGGGGGGAGACGCTGCCGCTGCGCACGATGTTTCCGAAAGCGCGGATCATCCTCTATTGCGAATTCTACTACGGCGCCGAGGGCAGGGACGTCGGCTTCGATCCCGAGTTTCCGATGACGGGCCTCGACGGCAATGTCGCGCTTCATCTGAAGAACGCGACGACGCTGCTGGCGCTCACGGAATGCGATTCCGGCGTTTCGCCGACGCCATGGCAGAGGTCGACCTTTCCCCGCGAGTTTCAGAGCAAGATCGATGTCATCCACGAGGGCGTCGACACCGACGAGGTGAAGCCCAATCCCGTCGCCAGGTTTCAGCTTCCGAACGGCGCGACACTGTCGGCGGACGACGAGGTGATCACCTACGTCTCGCGCAATTTGGAGCCGGTGCGCGGATTCCATGTCTTCATGCGATCGCTGCCGAGGATATTGGCTGCGCGGCCGAATGCGCAGGTCGTGATCGTCGGCGGCAGCGGGACATCCTACGGCGCGAATCCGCCGAAGGGCTCGAGCTGGAAGTCGATGTTCCTCGACGAAATCAGATCGGACATCGACCTGCGCCGCGTGCATTTCCTCGGCCGGATTCCGCGGGACCAGTATCTCGCGCTGCTGCAGATATCCTCGGTGCACGTCTATCTGACCTATCCCTTCGTGCTGTCATGGTCGCTGCTGGAGGCCATGAGTGCGGGATGTGCGGTGGTGGCATCCGACACCGCCCCGCTTCGCGATATCATCTCGGACGGCAACGGCCTGCTGGCGCCGTTTTTTGATATTGATGCGTTGTCGGATCAGGTCGTCTCGGTGCTGTCACGGCCGAAAGCCTTCAAGAAGATGCGGATGAAGGCGAGGAGCTTTGTGCGAGACAATTACGACGCAAAGCGGGTCTGTCTGCCGCGGATGCTGACGCTCGTCGATGAAGGTGTCCTCGCGCGCGCGCACGGGGGATAA
- a CDS encoding ParA family protein, with translation MPLVISVAQRKGGVGKTTLAVLLAAELDRRTGLVGLVDADSQASACHWAEPGNLSFPVYQLDPETRPVAEWARLMRQIPHQIIVVDSAPNDRVLGAVLAVANIVLMPCTPSGLDIEATARTLDIVREVRATRRTALRAMIVPNRVDQRTLEGQQLIEELDTLDEEIGPMIGSRSAYVRAVALGQSVADFASGTPADIEIKTLADLVMSWCGIAPRQRVTV, from the coding sequence ATGCCGCTTGTCATCTCGGTTGCCCAGCGCAAGGGCGGGGTCGGAAAGACGACCCTTGCGGTTTTGCTGGCTGCAGAACTGGATCGGCGTACGGGCTTGGTAGGACTGGTCGACGCCGACTCCCAGGCGTCCGCCTGCCACTGGGCCGAGCCCGGCAATTTGTCGTTTCCCGTCTACCAGCTTGATCCGGAAACCCGGCCGGTTGCCGAATGGGCCAGGCTGATGCGCCAGATTCCGCATCAGATCATCGTCGTGGATTCCGCGCCCAACGACCGGGTGCTGGGCGCCGTGCTCGCGGTCGCCAATATCGTGCTGATGCCCTGTACGCCGTCCGGCCTCGACATCGAGGCCACTGCGCGGACACTCGACATCGTGCGCGAGGTGCGCGCGACGCGGCGAACCGCGCTCCGTGCCATGATCGTGCCGAACCGCGTCGACCAGCGCACGCTCGAGGGCCAGCAGCTGATCGAGGAGCTGGATACGCTCGACGAAGAGATCGGACCGATGATCGGAAGCCGCTCGGCCTATGTTCGCGCCGTCGCGTTGGGGCAATCGGTTGCCGATTTCGCCAGCGGTACGCCCGCGGATATCGAGATCAAGACGCTCGCCGATCTCGTCATGAGCTGGTGCGGGATCGCACCCCGGCAGCGCGTGACGGTCTAG
- a CDS encoding transglutaminase-like cysteine peptidase — protein sequence MYNVKRVMALLLAIVALGTSAQQTQAAMIGSPLPLRGMVEKIRFSEPTLAPMAYIMFCMRYADECKPKPRARVVFRGGATRLTKQRMADLIEVNASVNRSIAPQRNERGLAGEEWLINPARGDCNDYAVSKRHELLARGWPMRNLLLSEVVTSWGEHHLVLVVRAQGGDVVLDNLNAQIRNWSQARYRWVRMQTPANPGRWAALAQAGV from the coding sequence ATGTACAACGTCAAGAGAGTGATGGCCCTGCTTCTGGCCATCGTCGCGCTCGGGACCAGCGCGCAGCAAACGCAGGCTGCAATGATCGGCTCGCCGCTGCCGCTGCGCGGCATGGTCGAGAAGATCCGCTTCAGCGAGCCGACGCTGGCGCCGATGGCCTACATCATGTTCTGCATGCGCTATGCCGACGAATGCAAGCCGAAGCCGCGCGCCCGCGTGGTGTTCCGCGGCGGCGCAACACGTCTGACCAAGCAGCGCATGGCCGACCTGATCGAGGTCAATGCCTCGGTCAATCGTAGCATCGCACCACAGCGCAACGAGCGTGGCCTCGCCGGCGAGGAATGGCTGATCAATCCGGCGCGCGGCGATTGCAACGACTATGCCGTCAGCAAGCGCCACGAGCTGCTGGCGCGCGGCTGGCCGATGCGCAACCTGCTGCTGAGCGAGGTGGTGACCTCCTGGGGCGAGCATCATCTCGTGCTGGTGGTCCGCGCCCAGGGCGGCGATGTCGTGCTCGACAATCTGAACGCGCAGATCCGCAACTGGTCGCAGGCGCGCTATCGCTGGGTCAGGATGCAGACCCCGGCGAATCCCGGTCGCTGGGCCGCCCTCGCACAGGCCGGCGTCTAA
- the galE gene encoding UDP-glucose 4-epimerase GalE, whose protein sequence is MASRGSILITGGAGYIGSHCAKAVAEAGFVPVVYDNLSTGHRNFVQWGPLVIGDVADHDRIAATIREHNALAVMHFAAFSAVGESVADPQKYFGNNVAGTLGLLRGMREAGCDRLVFSSTGAVYGNAGRDPIPESAAGPTVNPYGRSKFMIEQMLDDYRAAYQFKSVCLRYFNACGADASGTIGELRDPETHLIPRALMALLGHVPDFAIFGEDYETPDGTAVRDYIHVDDLAAAHIAALELLLKGHAGGVFNLGTGTGYSVREVLDAIRAETGEAVPSVVRERRAGDPPILVADPSRSESGLGFKASRSDLGYIIRSAWAWHQKAHPRRR, encoded by the coding sequence ATGGCGAGCAGGGGTTCGATCCTCATCACGGGCGGCGCGGGATACATCGGATCCCATTGCGCCAAGGCGGTCGCCGAGGCCGGGTTCGTTCCGGTCGTCTATGATAACCTCTCCACCGGCCATCGCAATTTCGTGCAATGGGGACCGCTCGTGATCGGCGACGTCGCCGATCATGACAGGATCGCCGCCACCATCCGCGAGCACAATGCGCTGGCCGTGATGCACTTCGCCGCGTTTAGCGCGGTCGGCGAGTCCGTCGCGGATCCGCAGAAATACTTTGGCAATAACGTTGCCGGCACGCTCGGCCTGCTGCGTGGCATGCGTGAGGCAGGCTGCGACCGCCTGGTGTTTTCCAGCACCGGCGCCGTCTATGGCAATGCCGGGCGCGATCCCATTCCGGAGAGCGCCGCAGGGCCGACCGTCAATCCCTACGGCCGCTCCAAGTTCATGATCGAGCAGATGCTCGACGATTATCGCGCCGCCTATCAGTTCAAATCGGTCTGCCTGCGCTACTTCAACGCCTGCGGCGCCGATGCATCCGGCACCATCGGCGAGCTCCGCGATCCCGAGACGCATTTGATTCCGCGCGCCCTGATGGCGCTGCTCGGGCACGTGCCGGACTTTGCGATCTTCGGCGAGGACTATGAGACGCCTGACGGCACCGCGGTGCGCGACTACATCCATGTCGACGATCTCGCCGCCGCCCATATCGCGGCGCTCGAGCTGCTGTTGAAGGGGCATGCCGGCGGTGTATTCAACCTCGGCACCGGCACCGGCTATTCGGTGCGCGAGGTGCTCGACGCGATCCGCGCCGAGACCGGTGAAGCGGTGCCGAGCGTGGTGCGCGAACGCAGGGCCGGCGATCCGCCGATCCTGGTTGCCGATCCCTCCAGGTCGGAAAGCGGCCTCGGCTTCAAGGCGAGCCGGTCGGATCTCGGCTACATCATTCGCTCGGCCTGGGCGTGGCACCAGAAGGCGCATCCGCGCCGGCGATAG
- a CDS encoding VanZ family protein: protein MEISQIRKFGVIAGWLALAFIAFVTLSPIQDRPSFFPPQTERFAAYAVMAMAFVLGYPRRTALIVLFVVFSSFTLEAMQLLTPDRHGRLLDAIVKVAGGLAGIGTGHLILLVLRSQFGRLRSRTDAA, encoded by the coding sequence TTGGAAATTTCACAGATACGGAAGTTCGGCGTGATTGCGGGCTGGCTCGCGCTTGCCTTTATCGCCTTCGTGACGCTATCGCCGATCCAGGACCGTCCGTCGTTTTTCCCCCCTCAGACCGAGCGCTTCGCCGCATACGCAGTGATGGCGATGGCCTTTGTGTTGGGTTACCCGCGGCGTACCGCGCTGATCGTGCTCTTTGTCGTCTTCAGCTCGTTCACACTCGAAGCGATGCAACTGCTGACACCGGACCGTCACGGCCGCCTGCTTGACGCGATCGTCAAGGTGGCGGGAGGTCTTGCCGGCATCGGCACCGGTCACCTCATCCTGCTGGTGCTGCGTAGTCAGTTCGGCCGGCTGAGGTCGCGCACGGACGCAGCTTAG
- a CDS encoding response regulator transcription factor, protein MRLLVVEDDPDLNRQLTTALTDAGYVVDRAFDGEEGHFLGDSEPYDAVVLDIGLPKMDGISVLEAWRRNKRVMPVLILTARDRWSDKVQGFDAGADDYVAKPFHLEEVLARIRALLRRATGHAQVELTCGPVALNTRTKRVTVNGNPIKLTSHEYNLLDYLMHHTGRVVSRTELVEHLYDQDFDRDSNTIEVFVGRIRKKLEVDIIQTVRGLGYMLSPPT, encoded by the coding sequence GTGCGTCTGCTCGTCGTTGAGGATGACCCGGATCTGAACCGCCAGCTCACCACCGCCCTGACGGACGCCGGCTATGTGGTCGATCGCGCGTTCGACGGCGAGGAGGGGCATTTCCTTGGCGACAGCGAGCCCTACGACGCTGTCGTGCTGGATATCGGCCTGCCGAAGATGGACGGTATCTCGGTGCTCGAGGCCTGGCGGCGGAACAAGCGGGTGATGCCGGTGCTGATTCTCACCGCGCGCGACCGCTGGAGCGACAAGGTTCAGGGGTTCGATGCCGGCGCCGACGACTATGTCGCAAAGCCCTTCCATCTGGAGGAGGTGCTGGCGCGGATCCGCGCGCTGCTGCGCCGCGCGACCGGGCATGCCCAGGTCGAGCTGACCTGCGGGCCGGTGGCGCTGAATACCCGGACCAAGCGGGTCACCGTCAACGGCAACCCGATCAAGCTGACCTCGCACGAGTACAACCTGCTTGATTATCTGATGCACCACACCGGGCGGGTGGTCTCGCGCACCGAACTGGTCGAGCATCTCTACGACCAGGACTTCGACCGCGACTCCAACACCATCGAGGTGTTCGTCGGCCGCATCCGCAAGAAGCTGGAAGTCGATATCATCCAGACTGTTCGGGGCCTCGGCTACATGCTGTCGCCGCCGACTTAA
- a CDS encoding sensor histidine kinase: MGGSSLATRLFVSATAWVVVILAITGVILSSVYRDATERAFDRRLNLYLRTLIAEVATPDEPADRQFQSLGEPLFDLPLSGWYWQITRTDTEKGETRASRSLWDKKLPKLEEHGAELTAAGVRLGYVDGPEGQSLRVVERPVDLGADGKFLVSVAGDATEIFDETRSFDYYLGGTFAALGIVLLLTTIFQVRYGLAPLKRISDSIADIRSGRAERLEGRFPVEIAPLARETNALIDANREIVERSRTHVGNLAHAIKTPLSVIVNEAGAHAGDPFASKVLEQADLMRDQVAHHLERARIAARATIVSTITDVAPVIEALRRTMEKIHRDRDLAIEAKADPAAGFRGERQDLEEMVGNLVDNACKWAASQVFIEVTVVPPEAPGAGPKLRIVVDDDGRGLSEDERAQVARRGQRLDESKPGSGLGLSIVTDLAGLYGGKLALNDAPIGGLRAELMLPAV; the protein is encoded by the coding sequence ATGGGCGGCAGCTCGCTTGCGACCCGCCTGTTCGTCTCGGCGACCGCCTGGGTGGTGGTGATCCTGGCGATCACCGGCGTCATCCTGTCGTCGGTCTATCGCGACGCCACCGAGCGCGCCTTCGACCGGCGGCTCAATCTCTATCTGCGCACCCTGATCGCCGAAGTGGCGACGCCGGACGAGCCGGCGGACCGCCAGTTCCAGTCGCTCGGCGAGCCGCTGTTCGACCTTCCGCTGTCGGGCTGGTACTGGCAGATCACCCGCACCGATACCGAGAAGGGCGAAACCCGCGCCTCGCGTTCGCTGTGGGACAAGAAGCTGCCGAAGCTCGAGGAGCACGGCGCCGAGCTGACTGCCGCCGGGGTCCGCCTCGGCTATGTCGATGGACCCGAAGGCCAGAGCCTGCGTGTGGTCGAGCGCCCGGTCGACCTCGGCGCCGACGGCAAGTTCCTGGTCAGCGTCGCCGGCGATGCGACCGAGATCTTCGATGAGACGCGCAGCTTCGACTATTATCTCGGCGGCACCTTCGCAGCCCTCGGCATCGTGCTGCTGCTGACCACGATCTTCCAGGTGCGCTACGGCCTCGCGCCGCTCAAGCGCATTTCGGATTCGATTGCCGATATCCGTTCCGGCCGCGCCGAGCGGCTGGAGGGCCGGTTTCCGGTCGAGATCGCGCCGCTCGCGCGCGAGACCAACGCGCTGATCGATGCCAACCGGGAGATCGTCGAGCGCTCGCGCACCCATGTCGGCAATCTCGCCCATGCGATCAAGACGCCGCTGTCGGTGATCGTGAACGAAGCCGGCGCCCATGCCGGCGATCCCTTTGCCAGCAAGGTGCTGGAGCAGGCCGATCTGATGCGCGACCAGGTCGCGCACCATCTCGAGCGCGCGCGGATCGCCGCCCGGGCCACCATCGTCAGCACCATCACCGACGTCGCCCCTGTCATCGAGGCGCTGCGCCGGACCATGGAGAAGATCCATCGCGATCGCGATCTCGCGATCGAGGCGAAGGCCGACCCGGCGGCGGGGTTTCGCGGCGAGCGGCAGGACCTCGAGGAGATGGTCGGCAATCTCGTCGACAACGCCTGCAAATGGGCGGCCTCGCAGGTGTTTATCGAGGTCACCGTCGTGCCGCCGGAGGCCCCGGGCGCCGGGCCGAAGCTGCGCATCGTGGTCGATGACGACGGCCGCGGCCTGTCCGAGGACGAGCGCGCCCAGGTGGCGCGGCGCGGCCAGCGGCTCGACGAATCGAAGCCCGGCTCGGGGCTCGGCCTGTCGATCGTGACCGATCTCGCCGGCCTCTATGGCGGCAAGCTCGCCCTGAATGACGCGCCGATCGGCGGCCTGCGGGCCGAGCTCATGCTGCCGGCGGTGTAG
- a CDS encoding helix-turn-helix domain-containing protein encodes MTEATAPTTSAPVIPFPKKISGKRAEDKWSPQVLKLGYTALPNLLLRAQAKLKISPPQFNVLAQLCEHWWEADKYPFPAKDTIARRMGKSPRQVQRYITELEEAGLIKRVERFNGKKSQVNNGYLFTGLIKKLKELEPEFSKEVELKKLRKKKLETAKAS; translated from the coding sequence ATGACCGAAGCAACCGCACCAACGACCTCCGCCCCGGTGATTCCCTTCCCGAAGAAAATCTCGGGCAAGCGAGCCGAGGATAAGTGGTCACCACAAGTTTTGAAACTCGGCTACACCGCGTTGCCGAACCTGCTCCTGCGCGCCCAAGCAAAGCTGAAGATCAGCCCGCCGCAGTTCAATGTTCTTGCCCAGCTCTGCGAGCACTGGTGGGAAGCGGACAAGTATCCGTTCCCGGCCAAAGACACGATCGCGCGGCGCATGGGCAAAAGCCCTCGGCAGGTCCAGCGCTACATCACTGAGCTTGAAGAGGCTGGGCTCATCAAGCGGGTCGAGCGGTTCAACGGCAAGAAGTCTCAGGTGAACAACGGCTACCTGTTCACCGGGCTCATCAAGAAGCTGAAAGAGCTGGAGCCTGAGTTCAGCAAAGAGGTCGAACTGAAGAAGCTCAGGAAGAAGAAATTAGAGACGGCCAAAGCAAGCTGA
- the ccmI gene encoding c-type cytochrome biogenesis protein CcmI, with the protein MTLWFVFALMTVAAIFAVLWPLSRRGRANTGGSEVVVYRDQLAEIDRDMAAGIIGAAEADAARIEISRRLLAAADQSGREAPVQGSLSLRRTAAIVALVGLPVIASGFYLALGSPRLGDFPLAERSRVADANQPLTNLVAQVEAHLEKNPTDGRGWTVLAPVLSRLGRYDDAVRAYRNAITYAGDSADRRVDLGEALMGSAGGVVTADAKAEFERSVALNGDDAKANYFLGLAAEQDGRKADAAAIWQKMLAKAPSDAPWRPLVQAALVRVGGVGAPAGASAPALPDGAVAAAKDMSEADRGIMIKGMVDRLATRLKTNGDDVEGWLRLVRAYLVMGERGKAMSALADARQAVANDADRLRQLNEGLKNLGLDG; encoded by the coding sequence ATGACGTTGTGGTTTGTGTTCGCGCTGATGACGGTCGCGGCGATCTTTGCCGTGCTGTGGCCGCTCAGCCGCCGCGGACGGGCGAATACCGGCGGCAGCGAGGTCGTGGTCTACCGGGACCAGCTCGCCGAAATCGACCGCGACATGGCCGCCGGCATCATCGGCGCCGCCGAGGCCGATGCTGCGCGGATCGAGATCAGCCGCCGGCTGCTGGCCGCCGCCGACCAGAGCGGGCGCGAAGCCCCGGTGCAGGGCAGTCTCAGCCTGCGGCGCACTGCTGCGATCGTGGCCCTGGTCGGGTTGCCGGTCATCGCTTCGGGCTTCTATCTCGCGCTCGGCTCGCCGCGGCTTGGCGACTTTCCGCTCGCCGAGCGCAGCCGGGTGGCCGATGCCAACCAGCCGCTCACCAATCTGGTCGCGCAGGTCGAGGCCCATCTGGAAAAGAACCCGACCGACGGCCGCGGCTGGACGGTGCTGGCGCCGGTGCTGTCGCGCCTTGGCCGCTACGATGATGCCGTCCGTGCCTATCGCAATGCCATCACCTATGCTGGCGACAGCGCCGATCGCCGCGTCGATCTCGGCGAGGCGTTGATGGGGAGCGCCGGCGGCGTCGTCACCGCCGACGCCAAGGCGGAGTTCGAGCGCTCGGTCGCGCTGAATGGCGACGACGCCAAGGCCAATTATTTCCTCGGCCTCGCCGCCGAGCAGGACGGCCGCAAGGCCGACGCCGCCGCGATCTGGCAGAAGATGCTGGCGAAGGCGCCGTCGGACGCGCCATGGCGGCCGCTGGTGCAGGCTGCGCTGGTACGGGTCGGCGGAGTCGGTGCACCCGCTGGCGCCAGCGCGCCCGCGCTGCCGGATGGCGCGGTGGCGGCGGCCAAGGACATGAGCGAGGCCGATCGCGGCATCATGATCAAGGGTATGGTCGATCGGCTGGCGACGCGGCTGAAGACCAACGGCGACGACGTCGAGGGCTGGCTGCGGCTGGTTCGCGCCTATCTCGTGATGGGAGAGCGCGGCAAGGCGATGAGCGCACTTGCGGATGCCCGTCAGGCGGTGGCCAATGATGCGGACCGGTTGCGTCAGCTCAATGAGGGGCTGAAGAATCTCGGGCTGGATGGATAA
- the ccmE gene encoding cytochrome c maturation protein CcmE: MTRKQRRLTLIGCALVVLAVAAGLVLNALRDSIVFFSTPSMVAEKHLGPGKRFRLGGLVEQGSLKRGDNLAVTFTVGDGGATLPVAYKGILPDLFREGQGVVAEGALDADGVFRADTVLAKHDETYMPKDVADALKKQGHWKDDYGAKPNSMPSASAAPTQGAMR, encoded by the coding sequence ATGACCAGGAAGCAACGGCGTTTGACACTGATCGGCTGCGCGCTCGTCGTGCTCGCGGTGGCCGCGGGCCTGGTGCTGAACGCGCTGCGCGATTCCATCGTGTTCTTCTCGACGCCCTCGATGGTCGCCGAAAAGCATCTCGGGCCGGGCAAGCGTTTCCGCCTCGGCGGTCTGGTGGAGCAGGGCTCGCTCAAGCGCGGCGACAATCTCGCGGTGACCTTCACCGTCGGCGACGGCGGCGCAACGCTGCCGGTCGCCTACAAGGGCATCCTGCCGGATCTGTTCCGCGAGGGGCAGGGCGTGGTTGCCGAAGGCGCGCTCGATGCTGACGGCGTATTCCGTGCCGACACCGTGCTCGCCAAGCATGACGAGACCTACATGCCGAAGGACGTCGCCGATGCCCTGAAGAAGCAGGGCCACTGGAAGGACGACTACGGCGCCAAACCAAACAGCATGCCGAGCGCCTCCGCGGCGCCGACCCAGGGAGCGATGCGGTGA